A region of the Styela clava chromosome 1, kaStyClav1.hap1.2, whole genome shotgun sequence genome:
ATTTGTAAACTTATCTAGCAATTGACTATATGTCTTTCAGGTAACATTGACATTCCCAGCATAACGTTCCCAATATGTCAACGTAACGTGGATCGCTGGGTGAACGTTACTGAGGACGAGATTGCTGATGCCATGTATTTGATGTTGGATGTACACCATAAGGTAGGAAAGCAATACGCACATATTTCTAATTCTTATCTTACCTTTGGTAAAGATTGATCCTCATGCTTTTTGATGAATCTGTTCGGGATTGTTGAACTTTATAATAAGCTTGTATGTCAATGTCATGCATTATAGCATATATGTGTGAATTGGGCTCTCAAGATTTCTAAACATAGTTTCATTATGACCTAGACcaaggctactcaactatttttaccgaagatccgcatacaaaactttagAAATATTTGGGTCCAGTCTTTCccgaaattatatttcggcatcctcgAACATGCGTTTCCTcggccggctaatgattatcatctaatcaagattgtttattatggcgttatagttctttccctatatatttaaatctataaaaagtaattttataaaatgaaacttcaaatGGTCTaatggggctaatgatccaaaataaagaataagaCGTTGTCCGAATCGAATAACcaaaaggtccggattcggaccgcggtccgccagttgagtggCCTCGACCTAGACTTTAATGGTCATGTGCTTATTGATCACTAGTTGAAGCTGGAACCCCATGGCCGACTTATCATCCGGAAGAAGATGAAAAATTCTAATCTGGGCAGGTAAAATGGTTAACTCATCCCATACCTGAGCTGGAATGGTATTTCAAATACTAAAAAACAAGAGATCATCCATCTCCCTTGAGTAGAGCTGCGTAGCGGATGGAAATTTACATCCAGAGCTTTTTAAAAGCCAACTTCTGGCGAGAAATTTGGCttcgataaaaacaaattttgatagTCTTCTAGAATTGCCAGTTGAAAATGCTTAGTCACagtaatatttttctgtttctaTCTGAAATTCAAACTACTTCAAAATTTTAACTCCTACATAGACGAGTTTAAAAATACGtctcaataataaataaacgagaatatcggtcagagaccaaagacttatcgatcgaaagttaggggatcccccaaaacagaaactgtaattcgaaaaattctgcaaacccaaactggattgttttgattagttttcagtcaatatcaaaaatgtagaaAACAATAGCCAACTTCCCACGTCGTCatcgaaatactactcgaggaaatacttttatgaagaattctacaaatccgaactggattgtttcgattagtatccagccaatagcctatttaccaatactatattttgtgtcaaatacaacggcaCTAACCCGGGTTGCGACGGGACGGCTATCCAAACActgcgatattttggtgaggaattctgcaaccctgAACCTGatagagggatatggacattgcttaaagagtaattataagtaacgagatacgatctcgcggtgtgtatccttcgctctgactcactagcgtgaaaacttgcgcacacacacacacacatttaGCGCGTCTCAAACATCTCTCGCTTTGTAAAAATCGTTCTCTCGATTTGcaaaatccagatctcttcatcactaattagttaataactcgatAATAATaagacataatttatccaaaatcaataggcttctggtccgagatatgatgaatgcacatgcaaaatttggagcagattcaaccacgccttcgtgagatatcgcgtgcatctaacagacagacagacaaatacttatcaacatacttaccgatctaatgATTGATAAGTAAAATCACTCCAAATTCATACTCCACAACTCTAATCCCAAGATAAATATCGAAAATTCAAGATCCTAGTTATCTATTTTAACAAAATCATTGTCTTTacttggcgctccagaagtatgtgtatcaatatatAGAGTAGTGGATATAGTAGTGTACCgttatggaggtaactaattttttcgcctactttacatcaagttgtgtaaagggacggaaacctGTGGGCAGATGGTATTGTATATTCACTTatctaacacaaacagtccgcgaactcgtaatagaactaaaataaggaaaatcggaataaaatgatggactaaccctaacctggtacacacagtGCAGGAGTACCAACATTGTCAAACTCAGATACCACAACACTATTCCTAAGATAAATACGAAAAATCCAGGATCTAACTAAATTACTGTTTTTACTTCGCTGAATTAAGCTATATCAaacctatatatatttttactccCCTTCAGGTAATTGAAGGAGCAGCAGGTGTCGCCCTTGCATCATTCTTGAAGGTCAAAGCTGATTTTCAAGGTCAAAATGTAGCTGTTGTTATATGCGGTAGCGGAGTTGGCATAGCAACCATAAAGAAAATCATCGACACACATTGGAAAGAATAAAATGCAGGATATTGGGGTTTTaacacatttgtgttttaggccagtatggtgCTAGTGTGTAATCCAATATTGGTAATAATAATTGTTAGCTTCTATTATATTTTTAGCTATATATTTTACCATCACGGgactaaaaaaaatatacaaggTGTCCAATAAAATTTCGACCGATTTTACAGTAATagcaattaaattttttttattcatcaatagttcttattgtgcttgtagttctcatttatcatacaataaaatttattgggtactcctgaagtatgcgaaccaagatggcggatatcggaacgtagtatgtgtaccaggatagggttaggccataatgaactgtaatagaactaaaattggaataaaattatggcctaacccaaacctggtatacatactacattccaatgtccgccatcttggttcacatacttcgggagtaccttgAATTGGTATTACTATAAAATTGTGCGAAATTTTTTGACAACCATgtagataaatatttgaatatgttcgaaattatttcaatttgtaatatcagtaatattattattttggaaACGTGATTTTAAgcaataattttaatttgtaaatttaaaaaaaaaataatttctgtaTTCAGAAGATCTCTTATGCCTCTATGAATGTGCTATCAGATTTTAATGCCTctagaataatttttaaaaacctcattttaattgtttacaaTCTTGTTCATTCAATAATGACAATTCTGTATCGAATTAATTTTTGTGTGACTGTTATGTGGCTTGACTACCATGCAGTTTTAGTATCTTGTCATCAAGTAATTGCTTCTAAAGGAGTATTctctttgttttcaatttgaagATCGCTAGAGGAGTCTGTAATTCTTTAATAATGTGTTCAAAAGGTCTAATATACCTCCTAAATGTGCTACAgcaattatattcaaaataattaattcCATAATAATTTAATGATTACAATTCTGTATCAAAATAATCTCTGTGGAGCTGTAATATCTGTTTGACTCTCGGCTACCACCAGGTGGTTTTTGTATCCACTGTTATAATCCTGATATTTTGCTTTGCTAAAGcttatttaatttgttttaattaatgAAGTTCAAGTAAAATTTTCTGTTATAATATGCAATAAATGGTACTGGTATAAtcgtgaaaataaatttttcgagGATAAAACTTTGGGGGTTTTTGGCCATTTTATTCATAagtataataagtataagtttatttcgactctataatcagcaatagacgataaaaaaatagataaaaacaaaagtaaaagtaactgattatagaatcgggaaagcgaacaaaacctagagtaaggtttgaaacgtacagattttagatggaaaggtattgataaaagaagtagtacgtgttcgctcaccccaTGGTCATCATGTTGCGTTTGCATAGAAAGATGGCCAACTGACTTATTCAATGGCAGCAACACAGAGTATTTATTAGCACTGTCGTTCCTAACCTTAAATTATCGATgaatagtttttattttataatttagacTTATTTAgggtttttgcaaaaatattcgGTTTGGATCAAAAAAATACTTGATTTTGGACAGCTCTATCATATGCTGTATCGTACTTGGCGTggctttattggacacgtttagtggccataacgatcgtttcaaaattttgttgttattgttatttgtctccgtctccatttttgaaaaaatcgcttttctcttcgaatactggaccaattgctttgatattttcagtggttgaagataaaaaaaaattcgctatgacgtcatcaaaattattgccactgggtggcgctacgtgtccatatatttgagcatagctctcttgtttgtttatataaGGTGCATGCGGTCGCTGTGTAAAGTTTTTTTCGTTAAGATAGCgtcacgatttgagccgctcgaaaacGGGGTGTCAATTTCAACGGCGcgattgaatatgataacagatttagatatataaggACTCGCTATAGAAAGCATAATATGACGCAATTTAGTCGAGACATAAACGATTAAAAATCTCATCCGGAGTTGCAAGGCATACGAAGTTACCCGGTTTTACTTTTACGGTACACGGCAAGCACACTGATCAAAATGACACGGCGGAAACCCAAACCACCTTCTGAAAATGATCCGACAGATCCACTGAAAATCCTAATCTTTAAAATAGAAAGTACAAAAAACGCATGGTAATATAATCAAACATAGAAAAATTCCCACTTCCTAACGTGTTGATAGCTATTGGTATTTTATACATATACGGTTGTAATCTTGTTCGACTTTTTCTTCATGTTCTGTTAGACTATTTTGGGTACCACTGCTCAGTGCTCGATAACCATTTTTTTGGTTTCCCGTGTGTCCCCTTCACCCTGGAATGCTATTTTTTCATacataatttattataatttgtgAGTGTGCACTTTCGgcatggtgaaaaaataaattactgattattgCCTCTTCAAAGAATCCTTCATGTATGCTTGTCGATGactttcttcaaaatatttggaCTAACGTTACTTCCGCATATGACAATAGCAACATTTTGACCTTTGAAATCGTTTTTGACCTTGAGAAAGGATGCCAGAACACACCCCGCTGCTCCCTCGACAGCCTAGATAAAAGtagattttaataatttatgaaTACTTATATTCACTATGGAGTTTGATAATTAGATATCATTCTACGATCtcacgaataaaaaaaaacggaacaCAGAAACAATTGTACCGAGATATCAGCATAGTAACGGAAATTATATGTGCGTATTGCTTTTCTACCTTATGGTGTACATCCAACATCAAATACATGGCATCAGCAATCTCATCCTCAGTAACGTTCACCCAGCGATCAACGTTACGTTGACAAATTGGAAAAGTTACGCTGTCAAGACCGATGTTACCTGCACGTGCAGAAATGATTGTTTTGAATTACATGGTTAAGGGAAAAACATAAATTCCATAATTATTCCCGCAAAAATGAAGGAAATTCATTGAACACTTAAACttgtgtatgattgtaggcataggataggatttacatatttatcccggagaaGAGGAAACCTTAACCATATGGCACCACGGCCtcccgtccggttaccagtccatgtcttcatgtcgggtatgggattaattagttatttgtttcgaaagcatggacttttGTAGGAAAAGCACTGTTGTGTTACACATAAACGTCTCCCATTTCAATTTAAAAGGTAGAAGTGTATTGCattcaattatttacttcaatTTGCTGTTTTTGGTAAATTGCTTTCAAAGTACTGCCCGATTGTAAATCGCGTTTTCTGTCTTTGTTTTATTCCTTTTTGGTGGGCGGGCAGGTACATTGTacgcttttttttttaactttttctaAGTTACGTTCGTCtcccaggtatctctgcattttgttttgtctgtttactttttgtgttgtttatgtcagagaaccaaaataaatgattgattgattgtacCCAAAAATTTCAGTAATATAGGATGCTTTACACCCTCTATTCTATGCACTGTTCTCTCTAAAACAGTGGTCAGCAGACTTTATGTACTACTGGACCAAATAGGAACATTGACGGTGGCGTGCGATCCCCATCCGCCTATATAAACAGGCATATACTTCCAAATATGCTAATTAGTACAAAACTATAAATGACCTGGGTCTTGTTTTTGTGGCCAAGGTAATTTTACCTGTTATTGAAAGCGACGGCTTGATTTCGATGTCAATTGGTTTTCCAGCCTTGATTGATTCTTCCATTCCATTTGAATGTTTTGGGCCGCATCCCACAATCTGAAAATGGAGAAAAAAGACCAGCTAAAGATCTCGATCACCTTGCTCTAATAAGGAACCTAAATAGAAGGGACATTCGATAGTCTCGCATCTTGAGCGATTAAGTCAGTCGATAcctcattttattttgttatttttggcatatatatatcaaaataaattaccAATAAAAAACGATTGGTCAGTTACCTGGAGGACGATCATAACCTAGGTAACGTAACCTAAGATAAAGTTTGAAATTGTACAAGTGCGGCTATCCaccaaaacagtgaaaattaccaaaaataaactaataaaTCCTCGGAAATAACATGCAAAGAAATTTAAGATGGGGAATACTGAACAAATTAAGAACAGTGGAACACTTTACACATATGTTTAGCCGTCAGCTACATAAACTGGTATTCGTATGGGTGACCGCAAGGTCGTGtgatcaagtccatgctcccgaaaataaataactggcttactaatcccacacccgacatggactggtcgacaggccgtggtttgccatatgattaaaccgtcttatcggccGTCCTCTCCCCTGTCCTGATAAATCTGTCCTTCTGGACCTCGTGatgaacataaaaaatgatgtaccgtattttgaaataaattgatttattaCTCAAGAGCAATCGGAAATTTTACCTGAATTTTCGGATTAATGTGTTTTGCGTAAGAAGATATTCCACTGATCATTCCACCACCTCCGACGTACACGAATATGGAGTCAACGTGCGGTAGATCTCGGAAAATTTCGTACCTGAATGTTTGACTAATTCGGGAAAGTGATGCAAAACACCCTTGAACTCTTGACGGTTGGAATatggcagggcta
Encoded here:
- the LOC120348440 gene encoding L-threonine ammonia-lyase-like gives rise to the protein MKLDHLQRLGTEIKMKGSDMTVTMELAEQAAKKEGCIYVSPCKNPDVIAGQGTIAYEIFRDLPHVDSIFVYVGGGGMISGISSYAKHINPKIQIVGCGPKHSNGMEESIKAGKPIDIEIKPSLSITGNIGLDSVTFPICQRNVDRWVNVTEDEIADAMYLMLDVHHKAVEGAAGCVLASFLKVKNDFKGQNVAIVICGSNVSPNILKKVIDKHT